In Balaenoptera ricei isolate mBalRic1 chromosome 4, mBalRic1.hap2, whole genome shotgun sequence, the genomic stretch GATAGGATGGGAACTTCTTGAGGTCTTATTGCTCTTTTAACCCACAGAGCCTAAGAGGGCATACTCAAAAATGAATGCATGACAGAATTTAATCAGAattttttctttgggtaaatagcaAATAGCTGAGTACAGAGAATCAGAGTTTTGATCCAAGGTGGGGAGACAAGAAGGAGTAAGACAAGGTGGCAAGGTGGTGTCGGACAGGATATAAGGGgccccagaagctgggagaggggcACCAGTGGAAGGAGGGAGCTCAAGGGGAATGTCACTGATAAGCACTATGTTAGTTGGGGATGGGTCTTTGATTAGTCAATGGACACAGGGGAAGAGAACAGAAAGAGGAAGTTATCCCAGAGCCAGGGAGTAGGATTAGAGACCAAAAAGTACCATTAGGATTTGTCTTTAGGAGATCATTAGAAAGAAGAGTTTCTGTGGCGTGATGGAGGTGGTGGGCTGGGGAGAGACCAGGAGGAGGGGAGCAGAGTGGCGAGTGTGCACTGGATCTCCTGGAGATGTGGGGTCATAATCATCATCACACTTTGAAACGAGTGCTCCAAATAATCAACAGTTTGTGTGATCTGCTTGATTTGTAACTCAATTCAGCttgatattttaacatttctctcCTAAGGAGATAAACTTGCTTAAAGTCCCTGATTTTTTAGAAAGCTAATCggcatataaatatgtaaaatgtagGTATTATGGCTGGTTAAGCGGGGGTGGATTTATGCATAAAGACGAAGCGATTAGCAATTTTCTACTGAGTAAATCTTGCTGAGTTGAGGCACGTAACAGATTATCCCAGCAGCATGAATATTAGATCTCGGCATCACTTGTCTCCCCAGTCATGCCCCTAATTAAGAGCAtctcgcaaaaaaaaaaaaaaagagcatcttGCAGCATTTCCCTAGATTTGTGGTGTTCACTGGGCCATGTAAGTAAAAGTATTTCACTTACTGCCTTGAGACACATGTTCCAGCTTTTTGGGAATCATTTAAGTGCTTGATAATTCTCCCCTTCCTCTGTTGACATGTGGATAAATCCATTCTCGTTTTCAGACACTTTGTCTCCAATTTTAATAATGGAAGAGGCTTTGTCAAGAGATTCTTAGTGTTTGTTTACTCAGAGGATTATTACTATTTCTTCTTATTACTTGCATCATGGTTTCCCAGCAGTGGAAGCCCTTGAAAGTAAACACGAATAATAACCTAACTTGATGAAGAACTCAACTGAATCTAATCAATTATGATGAAACCAACTTGAAAACTGTTGAGGTTGCTAACGTGAAAAGACTTTAACTCTTTTAACAATTTACTTAATAGGCATCGATTGAATTTCTGCTTACAGTAAAAGCACTAAAATGCCAAGGTGATGAGGATTTCAAAGGAGACAGTCTCTGTGTCTCCTCCCTCCAGAAATGTATTGTCTGGCCCTGATTGAAAGAGGTAAGATTGCCCGGTGATGGATTCACTGTGGTCATCAGTGAGAGGACTAGAGTCAATGTGACCTCCCAGGATAGAGCACTGCCCAAGTAAATGATCCCGTTGTTTCACCTGCATCCACCCAACTACAGCTGCCGCTTTGTGAATTTCCATCTCCCCTCCCTACTTCCCCAAGCTATTGTCCTCTATTACAGTTTTACACATTTCAGATTCACTAATCAAGTTAGCATTCAAAGCTTGAACAAATGCTTGTGAATAGTAATAAGAGTAGTTAACATTGAAATTTTACAAtgcaccagacactgtgctgacttttatttatatataatcttCACATCATCTTAGGAGATAAAATAAGAACCTGTATTAGTACAGAGACTGGGACATAATGTCTTCCTTAAGGATATGTTAATGGCAAAACCAGAAACTCATTTAAGACCATTTAAAGCTGAGTTTAGGGGAAAGGAATAGGGATTTATTGGAAGGTTATTGAAAGATTTTATGAAAGCCAAAGGCAGGAATTGAATCTAGGTCTCAAGAGGTCTGTAACAAGGAAAGCTATTTGGAACACAGGCAagcaatctctctttctctctctttcctcatccCTGTATGGCTGCTTCTCATTCTTATGATTCCCTGTCTGTTGATGCTTCTGCTGATTACCATGCATGTGGCACCACGTGACCACACCACAATGCCCACCTCAACCCCCAAGTCTGCATCACTCAGTTcaagcaaaagacccagaatgagAGTGGCATCTAAGTCTCGAATCTGTCTTCCAGGAAAAGACACCGTGATTGTCCCTGATTGGATTGGGTACTCAGACTTGGTGTAATCAGCTGGGCCAGTGACCAGTGTCACCTTACAGACATGACAGTTTGTTGTTCCTTGTCTGTGGATGAAGGCAGGCACTTCTCAGAGAAGTGTGTGGGCTCAGTGGGCACTCCAAACTGTGTCTGCTAAAAGTGGCTAAGAACCTGAGAATTATAGAATCAAGAGAATTTGGTGATCAATTGAATGTGGgcatgagagagaaggagaaattggAAATGACTCACAGGGTTCATTTCCAAAGATGGGAACCCTTCCATTGAAGCGGCAGGCAGAGGGTGATGGGGGAGAGAAGGAGCCTGTGAAAGAACAGTGTGAGGAAAAGGCCTCTCGTGTCAAGAGAATCATCACCCCTCCTAAGGTTTTAGCTGAGTGGTGAGCTGGGAGTCACGGCTGTACAAAATCACCTCTTCCCCTGGCTTCCACCGTCCCCTGGGCTCCCTCATTCTGACCTCTGCTGCATGACCAGCACCATTCCTCCCCGGGTTGGGTGGGGGGGCATGAAGATTTTTCTCTACAAATTTGCCTGAAGTGTAGCTATAATTCATGACGGTAGGAACTCCCTCTCCCGACCCTGTCCAACCCAGTCCCAATCTATTACTCTAAGAGAGAAAAGAGTGTATTTATCCTGCCCATTACTGTAGCCCCCAAGCCCAGTGTGGGCAGTTGTAGATGGGCAATTTGTACATATTGAATGAGAGAATAAATGGACATTTTCAAAAAGCTATCGACAAAAtacctggagagagagagagaaccacagAAAATACAACCAGCATAAAAATAGCTAATTTCCAAACTAgagattttattcttaaaataactaAATGCTCTAGACTTAAAAGGAGGGTAACCAAATTGTTCCAGCTTGCGTGGGACTTTCCTGATTTGAGCACTGAAAGTCTCAAGTCCTGGGAAATGCTTCAGTCCCCAGACACCTGGAATGGCCGGTCACCCACGCTGGCGTCACTTCTCACATGGCAGTTAACTTATCGCCTATCAAGGGCAGCTAGGTTCTGACCAGCATGAGCCTTTCCAGGCCAAGGTGAAAAGTTCACATGTCAACCCTCCCTTTCACATAAGGCCTTCCCACTCCTTGTCTTTACTAGGTAACCAAGACACATTTAACTCTGGAAATTGTTATCATGTCGATGTAAATGGAAGCATGGTGGTTTATATACTTATTTACTCAATTCCTGAAAAAGTGAAAAAGTGAGTGCTAGAACAGAACAGTAATAGTTGTTTGGCTGTACAACGAACATGCATAAGTATCTAAGGCCTCTGTCTGAGGCCAGCTTTCTGAGAGTAATGCTGCCTAAGTACCCTGTGAATAATGGATACATGTAATCTGCACTTTGTAGTTACTTCagaggtactaatgtaggtcatCCTCTTGGCCTCAGTTACCTACCTCCAAACAGCCATACTCCTGGCAATGCAGTTTCCTCCTATCCAGGGCTGCTTTCTACACCTTTAATTATGCTAAGTGGTCCAGACTAGGAAAGAGATTTACACAGCTGTGTGCTCTGTATCTTGATGTGAGCTCTTTATCCTTGGATGTTATAATAagaactactttaaaaaatctgttatatatgaaagtacaTGCACATGCCACAAATTGAAACAGACCAGAATGGTACAGAGTGTAGGGTAACTGTCTCCTTCTCCCACCCATATCCTGTTCCCCAGAGACATACCCGTTTCTTAGGTATCTTTCCAGGAAATGTGTACACACGCgcacacatgcccacacacaaATTTATGGATATCTTCCATATCAAAATACACTTCCTGAGCTCTACTGTCTATTGAGCACAAGTCACCAGGAAGTCACACGTAGTGAGAGGAGGAGGATAAGGTTTAATTCTCTCACAAATACAGACTCACAACTTATCTCCCTGACTATGGTTTCTCCCCGTTCCAATCCACCCTGAATATGCTGCCAGAGCCATTTTCCTAAAATACTGCTTCCCCTCATGTCCTTGCCCAGAGTCTACGATGTTTCCTATAGTCTGTTCCGAAGTTTCTCTGCCTAACTCTCAGAGCTTTCCTTCATCTAGCTCCATTTTAACTATTCAAATACTTATGAAGTATTATTTTTACAAATCCTAAATCTGAATGCTCACCTGCAGAAaggtcaattttatctttttctcctggGCAATGTCACTCCCTTTCCCATCTCTGGGCTTTGGCTCATGTGCTTCTCATGAGTACTTTTCTTCTATCTTGAAAAATGTCCCTATAGATTATAGGGACTTGCCTTGTGTAGGGAGGGAAACTGAACctagagagattaagtgatttcCTACAAGTCACGTGCTTATTTTCTGGCAGAGATAAAATTAACTCTTGTCCTGGACCATCAGTCTTTGCTTTAAACCACACTCCTTAGATCCCAGAGGTGCTGTTATGGATGCACCCAAGTCACCACGAAGCAAAGAATAGATTAAGTGCAGTAAAATACACAATTAGGCTTGTTAATTTTCACCCACGAATGAAATAGAACGTGATTGCAGTTCATTGCGGACAGGGTAGACCATGGCGCTGTTCAGTCATGAGGTCCCAGAGCTAAGTCACCTTGGAACGTCCTTCTCTaccttctcatctataaaatagggctaAGAAGACTTGCTGTGCAAGCTTGAGTGAAGAGGAAAAAGCCTAAGACCTTTTCTGTCCAATTGGAGAGAATGACCTCTCATTTGGGATCATGATAGCCcagatttcatttcttcttctcattTTCAAATGTAAAGTGTGCagattaaagataaaataagtgTTTGGTATAGACtgaatgctcaataaatttaGCCCTGATAATTTGCCCAGCAACTCAGTCCCTCCAAGAATGGAACTTGCCTTGCTTGAGCTGATAAACCCCTTACACCCACTCACTCCGTTCACCGCACAGCCtgcttccctccttcagcacGTGCTGCCCCAGGACAGCTTCCTAAAGGTCTGTCTGCCAGCAGTTTCATAAACCATCTGCTCTAGACATTCATCTCTGCTGCAGTACTCacctttttattcctttacttTCTAAGGCTGAACATTCCCCTCTTTGCCGCCCTGATCTGCCTACGATGTTCCATCCACCTGGATGCACCTAGATACCTGCAAGCCCTTCCTCCACTCCTACAAGGGCCCTGGTGTCCACAGCTCGACATTTCTCAATCTGCCCCATTCCACCACCCACCAAGGTCAGAGCTCTGTGCTTTAAGGTTGCATTATGACTTTCATGGGCTGTAGGCACTTTTGTCCTTCTGGGCCCCTTCCTTcacaaaaagtattaaaaattgcattttacaACTGTATTGGTATAAAGACTGATTAATAGAATCCAGGCTGGTTTCATTATTGTATATCATTAagattatattcatatttttcttctgcttttaaaagaaattaaaatagttttgtGGGCCCTTAAAAGCATCATAGACTCTAGGCACTGGGCCTTCTGTGACTAGTGGATAAGTTGATCCTGCTAGAGTAAGATTCCTTGTGTACAGTTTTGTCATATACTTGAGACACAGCAGAGAGGTAGTGAAAAAGAAGACTCTTAACCCTCGTTGGTCCATCTGTGGTGAATAGTTTCTCACTTCAGTGCCTGATGTCTCCTTTCCCCTGGTTCCTTCCTACACGTGTCTTCTGCAGAGTGAATCCTTTCAGTTCACGTTTAGGCCTCAGCCTGATTTGGTGGATCACTTTAAAGGAGGATGGACCTGTCAGAGCTTGGCGAGGCCGCGGCCTTCCTCCGAAGAAGTGAGGCCGAGCTGCTTCTGCACCAGGCCACGGCCTTCGATGACAAGACTTGTGGCGCCTGCTGGCTTCACTTTATTTtactgcttccaggcggcagctCTCTGATCAGTGGAGAGAAGCCATCAGTTCTGGAGCCTAACTTATTTGCTTGGGGTGCAATCTGTCTCTATGAACCACTGAGCAGTTGAGGAGCTCAGGGTGTGGAGGGTAAAGATGGAAGTTTGCAAGGAAGAGCAGGAGGGCCTGGGAGGCAACCCAGGCCCAAGCCCTGCTTACTTGGCCCTACAACAGGTTTTCTCTTCAAGGGAGCACTATTATAATTCAGACAACCCAGGTATGACCCCAGATGAAGTCTTTCTCAGAAGCCTCTTCATGTGGGTAAATAGCGGAGTAGAGTGAGGGGGCTGAAACTGAGACTGCAGGGGGGTTGGTACACTGGTaggaagaatgaaggaaaaggCTCCAGGAAGGCGGGAGAAACAGAAGCTGTCCTGGGCCCTCTTCAGGATTTGCTGATGCTGGAACTTTGCCCTCTGGCTGTCTTCTAGGTCAGGAGGGTCACTCAGCCAACACTAAACAGAAGATAATTGGGAGACTTGCTCACCCTGCTCAATAATTTCTTGGCAGTTATAGGCAAGGACAAAGGTTAATGAGGATTTACCCATAAGATAAAGGCTGAGTACTACATTAAAATCTCTAAATAAATGTTACATTTCCCCCCCTCTTTCTTTACATGTCTGGGCTGCATGGCCATCTTCTGAATTCTGGTTAATTGGAGACTTAGAGTCAGATTCACAGTGTGATCCAGCATCAAGCCACCTATATATCTCAATTCCAAAAAGTATTCGACAGCACAGCCTAAACCCCAGCTGAGAGTTTTTCTAGTACTCCGAATTAGTCAACATTAGGCTTTAATATGACCAATTATAATTCAAGCCAGTTAGGTAGCACATTCTATTTCCATCATAGACCAGTCCTGGATCAGTTCCCAGTTTCCAGTCATTGGATGTCATTACTGTGATTGGATTTTAGAGTAGCTAATTATAATCCATCAAATCAAATACAATAACAGAACTATCCCTGAGGTCAGAACTGGTCATGCAGAAGCTTATCGCAAGTAGTTAGATAATGAGGGACAAGATCCTAGTGGTGCCAGGGAGAAAATCAAAATGCCAAAGGATTCGAGATAATTGGATGATACATTTAGTAGAATCAGCACAGTaaataattccttaaaatataacaatccacataatttctaatttttttttttttttggtcaaacaATCCTTCCTCATAGAAATACATTGGCAGCACAAAGAGGAGAGTCAGCAGAAGTTTTTCATCCCCCTGGGCTAGTAGACAATGGAGTCTGCTTTTTTGAACTCAGGCCAAATGGAAGCTGTGTGATAAGAGTATTTGGCAAGTAGTTTTGGGTTCAAATTCCCTGTTCTTGATGCTTTCTGGCTAATTAGAGCAAATCACTTTACCttactgaggctcagtttccttatctttcaaATGGGAACATATGCTttctctgcctgccttccttcaTGAGGATCAAAGAAgacaataaatgtgaaaaataaacacaGTGCATTACTATGATACCTAGAAAACTAGAATTGCTGGGTGTCAGGGAGGAAGTGTGctttcagaaatagaaacaaaacaccaTTTCAAGGCAAATGTAAATGATTTTTATAGAACAAGTAAACCATCTAGTTAAAATAACTACAAAACTGAATACAGTGTTACTTCAATTTTGATTAATATCatagaaaaaaaacttgaaaaaaatgcttcagatagataacagtggttatctctgagtTGTTCCATTATgggtgattattttaaaatgtttttctttacacatttctctacttttaaagcttttttttaaaatttatttattttaaaaattttatttatttatttatttatgactgtgttgggtcttcatttctgtgcgaggactttctctagttgcgggaagtgggggccactcttcatcgcggtgcgcgggcatctcactatcgcggcctatcctgttgcggatcacaggctccagacgcgcaggctcagcaattgtggctcacgggcctagtcgctccgtagcatgtgggatcttcccagaccagggctcgaacccgtgtcccctccattggcaagcagattctcaaccactgcgccaccagggaagcccaagctttTTTGCAATAAACACATGTTacctttattttggaaaatatatttaatcatCTAAAGCTATGAAATCATAGAGACAAACCTCCTGagcttacagatgagaaaactaaggcccaaAGAGTTGAGGCCATTGCCTTACATCTTGTTACTAGTAAAGCCAGGTCTAAAATCCAGGTGGCCTGAATCAAAGCCATTGCTGTCTATGTTTCCATCCTTGCAATTATTCATGAGAATGCAAGGAATTAAAAGTTGACTGAGTTTATTTACTTCATCTTCAGAACCATCCTTCTCTGGGACTCAGTCTCCGGTAGGTAAGTGCTTCCAAAAATTCTTCTCTCCCACTGTTTCCAGAGGTGATAAAAGAAAGAGGTAATCATGAGGCAGGTGATGAACATAATTTCTGAGAGAAAAACTGGAGGGAAAAAAGCTCAGCATATAATATAGAGGAAGAATGCTTTAGTGGAAAAGCTCTGATTTAGGAGGTAAATGATCTAATTTCTAGTGTCATTATTCTAATGACTGTCACTAATTAGCTATGTGACTGTGGACAACTCAATCTCTCTTCCCaggttctttttctaaaaaaaataaaaatgacaaaagggAAATCTGTGCCAGGTGGTACCCATGTTTCTTTCAAGTAATAACACTTGGTTTAAAATGCAGTACCTTAAGCACACACAATGTATGCAAATGGGTGCTTTTCAAAAACAAGCTTATTTTCATAGACATAACACAAAGCCAAATTAGCTTTtgcaaaaaacccaaaatgatCAGTACAATTAAAACCAGTATTTAAAATGCAAACAACAAGTAGAAGCAAATGCAAAATCAATCAGATAGGAATACAAAAATCCTCTCGCCCAGCAGTTTGAGTGGTGAATTGGTTGTAaccagggaaagggaaagagagcaCAGTGTAGGTGGTGATGGCAGGAAAGTAGTGAGCAATGAAATTCTTTTCGGAGACAAGTGTGGTGGAAGAGGGGTGCGTGCTGCCCAGCTTCGCCTCCTTCTTCCACACTCAGTCCTCAGGTCCTATCGTCCACCTCTGGGGAGAGCGTCTGGCGAGGCCGCCCATCTTGCAGCACTGAGGCTCGCTAGCTTTTGTCACTCACGTGTTGGGGAGGTGGGATGGAGTTGGCACGACCCGCCAGTGCACCCCACAGCCCTGGGCTCAGATTTTCCCTCTTCCAGCCAAATGCTCtccttgccccctcccccctATCTACCTGAGGAGCTGTGAATGGGGATTTCTGGGAGCTTCTGGTAAGACTCACTTTCCTTTAAGAGACCCTTTCTTATTCATCTTCCCTAGCGATCTGCCTCAGGTGGGAGAGGAGTTGAGAAGCATCCCATCGAGGCCAAGAGAAGCTGCCTCAGACATTCATAGGAATTCTGGCTCGTGTCACCCAAAGCCTCTTATTGGTTGATATGCTTTGCAGAGGGCTGCTTTGCTAAGGCGTGAGACATGGGGTTGAGGAGGCAGggggagagaaaaataatatatgggGAAAAATAATATGAATCAGTTATGCTGTATGACAGAAATAATCCATATTCTCTCTCCTCAATTCTCCCCCCTCCAAGTCTACCGTATAATTCTCTTAGCAGGCTTTCATTCCAAAGTTAAAAGTAAGGTCTAAAGAAACCCTGACAGACAGACATGGCCACTAACCTAAATTTTCACTTAGTTGCAACCAGACGTTTCTGAGGGAAGATTTTTGGAGGGGAGCTGGGAAGGGTAAGAGCACCAAGCCAACCACCAAGCACCTGGGGCTGTGAGTGGGAGGTAAGTGTGGGGACTGAGGGGTGGGTAAGGTTTTGGCAGGTGACCGTCTTGTAGCAAAATGTTCCCAATCTCCACTTGCTGAAACGCTTCTTGCTCCTAAACAGTCCTTATGTGGGTTTATCTTCAGGGTGAGCGTTCATGATTTTATCTAACTTTGCAACTTCCTATATTGGTGACGCCAGGTCAACAAGCAGACTTAGCAGAAATGAGACCATGTCCATCAGTATGAAAGTGTCCAATATACATTTCCTACAGGGACTGTAGTTAAAAATCCACTTTTTATCCCTCTGTAGGGAAGAAGAAATGCTGGATTCATGATGTGAAGAACGCTTATGTTGAGGCTGAGATTAAAGGGAGTGGAGATGATGGCAGAATAATTGTTGAGACAACAGATGGAAAGGTAAAGAAATCTTTATTTCAGCCCATTGGTGACTAAGTTCTCTGTTTAATTTAATAATTAGGTGTGTCCTTTCTCCAATTGTTTTGTTAAAAACCTGGGGTAGGAGATGCCACCGATACACTTTAGAAAactcattaatcttttttttttttttttttttttagctggcTGCTTGGAGTTTATTTTCTACTTGGTGCAAGGCACAGGTTAGGGGGTGCCGGGAAGGCTCTCATGTGGCTTGGATAGTAAAGAGTGGAGTTCTCTCAACTTCCTTTTTGGTGTTTTGCTGTTTTGATATTAAAAACCCAACTGCTTCTGTTGGCTGCAGCCTGCTCTctcagggaggggaaggagggggggcTCTGATGAGCCTAGCGCCTTGGGAGGAAGCCCGGCAGCCGGTGGTGGCCACTCAGGACGGGGGCCTGTAGTTGGTTTGGCCAGGCTGGCCGCCAGGCTGCTGCTTCCCCACGGCTTCCCGAGCCAGGTCACAGGTGATCATGCCGGTGGAGGCCGGGGCTGGTTCTGAGTGCTCTGGGGACTCCAACACTGTGGCCGTGAATGGGAGAGTGGACTTCCCGAAAAAGAAGCTAGCCCAC encodes the following:
- the LOC132365453 gene encoding pancreatic progenitor cell differentiation and proliferation factor-like isoform X1; translation: MAAIPSSGSLVATHDYYRRRLGSTSSNSSCGSAEYPGEGIPRHPGLPRADPGHWWASFFFGKSTLPFTATVLESPEHSEPAPASTGMITCDLAREAVGKQQPGGQPGQTNYRPPS